One window of the Synechococcus sp. CC9311 genome contains the following:
- the hflX gene encoding GTPase HflX — translation MKQARLAGRTNGLRPSLNRQLERLSQRRHPSSSGADPLTLERLSELVLDLGQPLHLIVDERGLCRLLWVGPLSESEQLRSHLPGGPRRIKRRWRLISSLQGKAGTDLKPDGRDAVVALDLKPDTWLRFQASPSTGGGHLASLWQPDPGHQSGWHQAALGTLMELCDRPAPEAKKELDSTRAATAPSEGQERVLLLILTGADTQRSERDLAELEGLVRSAGALPVAVCRQRQGQPNPQTLWGTGKLQEAALEARRHQATLVITDRELSPVQARNLESIIDCPVMDRSELILDIFAQRAASAAGRLQVELAQLRYRLPRLKGRGLSLSRQGGGIGTRGPGETQLEKDRRAISRRIEHLGRSLIDLGAHRARLRDRRDGLPRVALVGYTNAGKSSLLNALCCRNPGLAVLAENKLFATLDPTTRRLSLPQTSAAPKELLMTDTVGFIRELPKPLMEAFRATLEETREADLLLLVVDLADPDWQSQLEAVHQLLDGLSCDQLRKVVANQIDRCDASAIDAIRTLEPDVIYLSATEGTGLKGLRNWLEKQFWDGEPTPESFTQQPSFPDHG, via the coding sequence CATCTGATCGTCGACGAACGAGGACTCTGCCGACTGCTCTGGGTCGGGCCCCTGAGCGAATCAGAACAATTACGCAGCCATCTACCTGGAGGGCCACGACGGATCAAGCGACGCTGGAGGTTGATCAGCAGCTTGCAAGGAAAAGCGGGAACGGACCTGAAGCCCGATGGCAGAGATGCCGTCGTCGCCCTCGACCTCAAGCCCGATACCTGGCTTCGTTTTCAGGCATCGCCCTCCACAGGAGGTGGGCATCTCGCCTCACTTTGGCAACCAGATCCAGGACATCAGTCTGGCTGGCATCAAGCCGCCCTTGGCACTCTCATGGAGCTTTGCGACCGTCCCGCTCCAGAGGCCAAGAAAGAACTTGATTCCACTCGAGCTGCGACGGCTCCTTCTGAAGGACAAGAACGGGTCTTGCTGCTCATTCTCACGGGTGCCGACACACAGCGGAGCGAGAGGGATCTGGCTGAATTGGAGGGGCTCGTTCGCAGCGCAGGTGCACTGCCCGTTGCGGTCTGCCGGCAACGACAGGGACAACCCAACCCTCAGACACTCTGGGGTACTGGAAAATTACAAGAGGCGGCGCTCGAAGCGAGACGCCATCAAGCCACGCTCGTGATCACAGATCGGGAACTCTCTCCAGTTCAAGCCCGCAATCTTGAGTCAATCATTGACTGCCCAGTGATGGACCGCAGTGAGTTGATTCTGGATATTTTTGCCCAGCGAGCGGCGAGCGCCGCTGGACGACTTCAAGTTGAGCTCGCTCAATTGCGCTATCGGCTTCCGAGGCTGAAAGGCCGCGGCCTCAGCCTCTCGCGCCAAGGAGGAGGGATTGGAACGCGAGGGCCAGGTGAAACCCAATTGGAGAAGGATCGCCGCGCCATCAGCCGTCGCATCGAACATCTCGGGCGATCACTGATCGATCTAGGAGCCCATCGTGCCCGCTTGCGCGATCGCAGGGACGGCCTACCTCGCGTCGCCCTCGTGGGTTACACCAATGCCGGAAAATCATCTCTTTTAAACGCGCTGTGCTGTCGCAATCCAGGGCTGGCGGTTCTGGCGGAGAACAAGTTATTCGCCACGCTTGATCCCACGACGCGAAGACTCAGCCTTCCCCAAACATCAGCGGCACCGAAAGAGTTGCTCATGACAGACACCGTGGGATTCATTCGTGAACTTCCCAAACCGCTGATGGAAGCATTCAGAGCCACGTTGGAGGAAACACGCGAGGCCGATCTGTTGCTACTGGTGGTGGATCTCGCCGACCCCGATTGGCAATCACAATTGGAAGCGGTTCATCAACTCTTGGATGGCCTCAGCTGTGACCAACTGCGCAAAGTGGTGGCCAACCAAATTGATCGTTGCGACGCTTCGGCGATCGATGCGATTCGCACGCTCGAACCGGATGTGATCTATCTATCAGCCACGGAGGGTACGGGACTGAAGGGTCTGCGAAACTGGCTTGAAAAGCAGTTTTGGGACGGCGAACCAACCCCTGAATCCTTCACCCAACAGCCATCATTCCCCGACCATGGCTGA